The Ooceraea biroi isolate clonal line C1 chromosome 1, Obir_v5.4, whole genome shotgun sequence genome has a window encoding:
- the LOC105277781 gene encoding A-kinase anchor protein 9 isoform X6, translating to MSAVQDEDERRRRSLEAGRELLEKYKARRSTKGKGTCMDQSVEQSDDESLHNEKAMSHKESVANEGISSRDITHSSVSISEGEADADLDGLAGRVAELEELLQGKEAIVGALNAEIDHLRAEASSPNSSQSHNSSTHGREVISLYHIKLQEFERAVNQRDNLIEHLTASLEQALSARDTVTAQLNALNLVQLNNPVINNVNLQQKIDVLETTMSDQKALICRLNAQLTDIRKHVQTLEMERETRNAEINDYKMQIDNLNEQIRFGAAEKNLNIDETLEQQKQYEARVDKIKQDMQHILNKFTTVTNANAMRHQHELKDLTFKNEAEIANIKTKHEECTKVLKDENKTLADRLNKELPDLESRHAKELSVFQTQLAYYKETVETLKVELTSHADAQRIAQSEVQLYKSKFDEVRLEAENERRMQSLHFQREKELLNEQIKLHKIQLEEITSKHIATMSILESKESIERSLDQALTNAASLRQQNDALKFKLDDLSSRYSTAQSILENSQLYDQASSGRIHELERSSSRFDATSMSTNSELAETMYKTFDEEVIQHQMMKRELDEKTELEKLLVDRIHAIEEDLLKARDELEESNLAKEAYEKQLKDMKNTCDKLQQEVNSLREPSCATPRDASAREYPDDASANDEGDLAQRLKDHQEIESLKLLVEEKETENASLKKDLTEMTEKARRLETNCNQLKDGLAQAWAQCAEFEEKLNQTLEMSDNSKVNASYLNSTSSNVHPKTNQSLDGNPNPSDQNVAGVTEPNNGGASTLTDNSYLKSDNENLYKELQQLLSGESSLDEVKLKLRRYYSLCEQMAVEKTRSVTDDATVDEQQDGEEQKSLKKSLDDLRVERELLSQEIENVMNQRKEELESVKTDSAKEINRLRLLLQNLKDGDGNLNELRAELEARHAKEMEELRTYFERKCLQMEKQYSEEVFSQQSKRISDNDSETEELTDDLYFGGAGDCLNVSNSRAATPGAIEESLKSKILDVENQACLEPEYDNNIQALRQELEHKVNEVQSINADYTRAVEEKELYKCQLRDLEAKLERIATLSTIHQALLSVEADKEDNWPAELLELRDKFTSNAKQEIQELKKMHNAELARLKDEHDCIVARMLEQHQKEIATVQGNTSHMDNNQEIDYIGALESNITEERDNLRRTCVTLKNLIGELVNYFAVCEEEVNNTLINEVLKRQSIESILSNEENLKKDDNAILSETRHKDASNQSVKRVHFAPQFSKIISIVNSDNKTLQSLVDEDVDEILKKELKACLKRLKSESNQILNLSLLAGEDKNASPSKEILLANKINEELSVKLNHAETLIMGYQEEVEQLKLHIIELQWKLINAENKKEVITEGYGESDLSRGDNALQDLLQVQEKARHVLSNGGGDTSYLLQLIEELCRQNDKLMDDVRKEREDLQQQVPLEPTPTPYIHRVCCKKIEAADKKLRATCRFLDDQASEREMEREEAAKQIRFLQEQLKEREREKERDMRISSEQSELSSETTDIPELQSTDINAAVEALESQMREMSSLMSDTEAKKSEKESELKAAIDKIRLLRDIITDLEQQLQVKAEREESLQLQISQLETVVIAQTKNQQELVQELDAIKSGSESRHLNEQINHLQEELSKHKLSSEHFNGNSSVLKQMKAELHEMQNQLDKRIRELESAHMCGSNLSLSQPSEDVSIREQIDATRCLTPDDPSAPPMLPLNQVLKLKDKMLKHARAEDVAFKRIKDLEMQLTTMKNQNEELLAEQEILQQTASEQLYQIEAMRGRLEQHKQSAPFAQKQATSRLELQLHEATAKYHSLEQTITNREMELKELRAQLERATQLLTEKETEMENLVQSENDTLQKLKDQLKLVQDQLKLVQEEKKTLQIKLGTQEHTQQELPQLIDTILADKNEEIDHLKEQLSKKEKQLNVYSSLALDDTQLKELTRQAEAKNSARTLSDILSIHSECEELPEAIRAINVTHATSHISSFKIPASRNTLNTNSFNPMEASLPDTEKMSTHVPPLDLDSHTHSFSNDVRHPEIELQNTEGESKLSSPKNNDSEDSQQAEELLNEKLKEIENLSNQLQILQQELEIKSDLLSKYEVELASLQKQYQNLQDESKEAMENLVRDKNFYKGQYELAQASESKIKKDLEEVENILKLKVDELEDHKGRMQVNERIITELNTENTKLKKEMEKDRTKRNNSLQERTQELETFKELILEKDIALETLKTRNIEIENENKQLYDFKTIVHAREREIAELQDKILRLTDGLNSRDQIIRKLEEMAKRSEAQSDVSSPSSHSNKDEEIQHLQEFLKEKDKVIRQMSDDSKSLQRALETIQNKMKESGNIVELRKKLKEERRWNTELKNMVQILQKELEQTETSTQQDDSDIEDMVQRELNLSARLDQQILEVIKDDTEQAVAGASGDHQRSLNDVRRDNEMLKRLKDNLEIEQDIMKHQIAEYEERILQLKADLTEETKKVVKLDKELVSEKNVTKFLRLQIDEHRRSTEMGQVQDTELIEFLQTKLKTTLENEEKLRNDLFLMGQHQIVLESQLTSMKKLIEAENASRNMQMFTATARDGPDSTISDGKTRRTSGNLEESRENNAELRENIRRLEVEMSKYEKRLEIATEERENLIKSLALVNRQKDISETNLQRTMEELKAREDRCDYLQKQLRMLTEIESKKQEQRDAELHEMKGLRKEINVAREAKINLEADIKPTKKELKDSLDRELKLAQTVESLKEREAELNSRLAYSREKERKLKDLIEELQPNSKSFAIEVEEDVRNKLPSTTDVPAKNFVRKIKELNEVIEKYAADKNNLQDKLCKMKVDRTLLTQRVKLLEGEMKRLKGTQASNQQTVPAEKLQTFYGKYLRSESRRKSLAYQKKYLLCIVGSYQYCENNTLYMLAQLTQSERTHTRLSRDKKVRLRIVTLVIISIHRMKWLIRRWRTGKRVGANVIMGGIDQLFELSPIKTAASNHSPPVRDRATHGSSGRSGLIEQYYQQVKHFQETVDLAMLESGTSHIITE from the exons ATGAGTGCGGTACAGGATGAGGACGAGCGCAGAAGACGCTCGCTGGAGGCTGGCAGAGAACTG CTGGAGAAGTACAAGGCAAGGCGGTCCACCAAGGGCAAGGGCACATGTATGGACCAAAGTGTGGAACAGTCGGACGACGAATCGTTGCACAATGAAAAGGCCATGTCACATAAGGAATCTGTG GCCAATGAAGGTATATCTTCACGAGACATAACGCACAGCAGCGTCAGCATAAGCGAGGGAGAAGCTGATGCTGACTTGGATGGACTGGCTGGACGAGTTGCGGAATTGGAGGAGTTGTTGCAAGGCAAGGAAGCCATAGTCGGAGCTTTAAATGCAGAAATCGATCATTTGCGAGCCGAAGCGTCCTCGCCAAATTCATCGCAGAGCCATAATAGCAGTACACATGGAAGGGAGGTTATATCATTGTATCATATAAAA TTGCAGGAATTTGAGAGAGCAGTAAATCAACGCGACAATCTAATAGAACATTTAACAGCCTCTTTGGAGCAAGCGCTATCCGCACGTGACACTGTCACGGCGCAACTCAATGCCTTGAACTTGGTGCAGTTAAACAATCCTGTGATAAATAACGTGAACTTGCAGCAAAAG ATCGACGTTTTAGAGACGACGATGAGCGATCAAAAAGCATTGATTTGTCGGTTGAACGCGCAGTTGACAGATATTCGTAAACACGTACAAACGTTGGAGATGGAAAGGGAAACGCGGAACGCGGAAATCAACGATTACAAGATGCAAATTGATAATTTGAATGAGCAGATACGCTTCGGTGCTGCAGAGAAGAACTTGAACATCGACGAAACTTTAGAGCAGCAGAAGCAGTATGAAGCACGCGTTGACAAAATCAAACAAGATATGCAACACATTTTAAACAAGTTCACCACTGTGACAAACGCTAATGCAATGCGTCATCAGCACGAATTAAAG GATCTAACTTTCAAAAACGAGGCAGAGATAGCAAACATCAAAACAAAACACGAAGAATGCACGAAGGTGCTGAAGGACGAAAACAAAACGTTAGCCGATCGGTTGAATAAAGAATTGCCGGACTTGGAGAGCAGGCACGCCAAAGAACTGTCCGTCTTTCAGACGCAGTTAGCCTACTACAAGGAAACCGTCGAGACGTTGAAAGTGGAGCTAACGAGTCACGCCGACGCGCAAAGGATCGCTCAATCGGAAGTGCAGCTGTACAAATCGAAGTTCGACGAGGTAAGATTGGAGGCGGAGAACGAGCGGCGCATGCAAAGTCTGCACTTCcaacgagagaaagaactGCTGAACGAGCAAATCAAACTGCACAAGATTCAGCTGGAGGAGATCACGTCGAAGCACATCGCGACTATGAGCATTCTCGAATCGAAGGAGAGCATCGAGCGTTCGCTGGATCAGGCCCTAACGAACGCCGCTTCCCTGCGGCAGCAGAACGACGCGCTGAAATTCAAGCTGGACGACCTGTCGTCCAGATATTCTACAGCACAATCGATACTCGAGAACAGCCAGTTGTACGACCAGGCCTCGAGCGGCAGAATACACGAATTGGAAAGATCGTCATCGCGGTTTGACGCTACGAGCATGAGCACGAACAGCGAGCTGGCCGAAACCATGTACAAAACGTTCGACGAGGAGGTCATTCAGCATCAGATGATGAAGCGGGAACTTGACGAGAAAACAGAGTTAGAAAAGCTGCTGGTTGACAGGATCCACGCAATCGAGGAGGATTTGCTCAAGGCGAGGGACGAGTTGGAAGAGAGCAATCTCGCGAAGGAGGCCTACGAGAAGCAACTGAAAGACATGAAGAACACGTGCGACAAGCTGCAGCAGGAAGTCAATTCGTTGCGCGAGCCAAGTTGCGCGACGCCTCGCGACGCTTCCGCTCGGGAATACCCGGACGATGCTTCGGCGAACGACGAGGGTGACTTGGCGCAACGGCTGAAGGATCACCAGGAAATCGAAAGCCTGAAATTACTGGtagaggagaaagaaacggaaaacGCGAGCCTCAAGAAAGATCTGACGGAAATGACGGAGAAGGCGAGGAGGCTGGAAACGAACTGCAACCAGTTGAAAGACGGCCTGGCCCAGGCATGGGCTCAGTGCGCCGAGttcgaagaaaaattaaatcagaCTCTAGAAATGAGCGATAACAGCAAAGTTAATGCCTCGTATCTGAACAGCACATCATCCAACGTGCATCCTAAAACCAACCAGAGTTTGGACGGGAATCCAAATCCGTCGGATCAAAATGTAGCGGGAGTTACAGAGCCGAATAACGGCGGTGCCAGCACATTGACAGATAACAGTTACCTAAAAAGCGATAATGAGAATTTGTACAAAGAGCTGCAACAGCTTCTGTCTGGCGAGTCTAGCTTGGACGAAGTTAAGCTGAAATTACGTCGTTATTACTCGCTGTGTGAACAAATGGCTGTAGAGAAGACGCGATCTGTGACGGACGACGCCACTGTGGACGAGCAACAGGATGGCGAGGAACAAAAGTCCTTAAAAAAATCCTTGGATGACTTACGGGTGGAGAGAGAGTTACTGAGCCAGGAAATCGAGAATGTGATGAATCAGCGCAAGGAAGAACTGGAATCTGTGAAGACTGACTCCGCGAAAGAGATCAACAGATTGCGTTTGCTATTGCAGAACCTCAAG GATGGCGATGGAAATTTAAACGAACTCCGAGCCGAACTCGAGGCGCGTCATGCCAAGGAAATGGAGGAGCTGAGAACGTACTTCGAACGGAAGTGTTTGCAGATGGAAAAGCAATATTCCGAGGAAGTCTTCAGTCAGCAATCAAAACGGATCTCTGACAACGACAGCGAGACCGAAGAGTTGACCGATGATCTATATTTCGGTGGTGCTGGTGATTGCTTGAACGTATCCAATTCCCGCGCGGCAACACCTGGCGCCATCGAGGAATCGCTGAAGAGCAAAATCCTGGATGTCGAGAATCAGGCGTGCCTCGAGCCGGAATACGATAACAATATCCAGGCGTTGCGACAGGAATTGGAACACAAAGTGAACGAGGTTCAAAGCATTAATGCCGATTATACAAGAGCAGTTGAAGAGAAAGAATTGTACAAATGTCAACTTCGCGATCTTGAGGCGAAGCTGGAACGCATAGCGACTCTTTCTACTATTCATCAG GCACTTTTATCGGTGGAAGCGGACAAAGAAGACAATTGGCCTGCCGAATTGTTAGAATTGCGAGATAAATTTACGTCTAATGCCAAGCAAGAAATCCAGGAATTGAAAAAGATGCATAACGCTGAATTGGCTCGCCTGAAAGATGAACACGATTGCATCGTGGCGCGAATGCTTGAGCAACATCAGAAGGAAATCGCCACTGTTCAAGGGAACACTTCGCATATGGATAATAATCAAGAAATTGATTATATTGGAGCATTAGAAAGTAACATTACGGAGGAAAG GGATAATCTGCGGAGGACATGCGTGACTTTGAAGAATCTGATTGGCGAGTTAGTGAATTACTTTGCTGTCTGTGAGGAAGAAGTTAACAACACTTTGATCAACGAGGTTCTAAAAAGGCAGTCAATAGAGTCCATCTTAAGCAATGAAGAAAATCTAAAGAAGGACGATAACGCCATTTTATCCGAGACGCGACACAAGGACGCGTCCAATCAGTCAGTTAAGAGAGTGCACTTTGCTCCGCAGTTCAGCAAGATAATCTCTATCGTTAACAGCGACAACAAGACGCTGCAGAGTTTGGTTGATGAAGATGTAGACGAGATACTGAAGAAGGAACTGAAGGCTTGCCTGAAGCGTCTGAAATCGGAAAGCAATCAAATTCTCAATCTCTCGCTATTGGCTGGCGAAGACAAAAATGCATCACCGTCAAAGGAGATTCTTTTAGCAAATAAGATCAATGAAGAGCTTTCCGTGAAACTGAATCATGCCGAAACTTTGATAATGGGTTATCAAGAGGAAGTGGAACAGTTGAAGTTGCACATCATAGAGCTCcaatggaaattaattaacgcggaGAACAAAAAGGAAGTTATTACGGAAGGATATGGCGAGAGTGATCTTTCTAGGGGCGACAATGCGCTGCAAGATCTTTTGCAGGTGCAAGAAAAAG cCAGGCACGTGTTATCAAATGGAGGTGGTGATACGTCTTATTTACTGCAATTAATAGAGGAGCTGTGCAGGCAGAACGATAAACTAATGGACGACGTCAGAAAGGAGAGGGAGGACTTGCAACAACAG GTGCCTTTAGAACCTACTCCTACCCCATACATTCACAGGGTTTGCTGCAAAAAG ATTGAAGCGGCGGACAAGAAGTTGCGAGCGACATGCCGATTTTTGGACGATCAAGCGAGCGAACGCGAAATGGAGCGAGAAGAAGCTGCGAAACAAATTCGCTTCTTGCAGGAGCAGTTGAAGgaacgcgagcgcgagaaagagagagatatgcgTATCAGTTCTGAG CAGTCTGAGCTATCATCTGAAACAACAGACATCCCTGAGCTTCAGTCGACTGACATCAATGCAGCT GTGGAGGCTCTCGAGTCTCAGATGCGAGAGATGTCGTCGTTGATGTCCGACACGGAGGCGAAGAAGTCGGAGAAGGAGAGCGAGCTGAAGGCTGCGATAGACAAGATACGGCTCTTGCGCGATATTATTACTGATCTGGAGCAACAACTGCAAGTCAAGGCCGAAAGGGAGGAATCCCTGCAACTGCAGATCAGTCAACTCGAGACCGTAGTAATTGCGCAAACGAAGAACCAGCAGGAATTGGTTCAGGAGTTGGACGCTATCAAATCCGGCAGTGAGAGCAGGCATCTGAACGAGCAAATTAATCATTTGCAG GAGGAACTTAGCAAACATAAATTAAGCTCAGAGCACTTCAACGGCAATTCGTCCGTGCTGAAGCAGATGAAGGCGGAACTTCACGAGATGCAAAATCAACTGGACAAGAGAATTCGAGAGCTGGAGTCGGCGCACATGTGTGGTTCGAATCTGAGCCTGAGTCAGCCGAGTGAGGACGTCTCGATCAGGGAACAGATTGACGCGACAAGGTGCCTGACCCCGGATGATCCCTCCGCACCACCGATGTTGCCGCTGAATCAAGTGCTCAAGCTGAAGGACAAGATGCtgaaacacgcgcgcgcggaggacGTCGCCTTCAAGAGAATCAAAGATCTGGAGATGCAACTGACCACGATGAAGAATCAGAACGAGGAGCTGTTAGCGGAACAGGAGATCCTTCAACAGACGGCATCCGAGCAATTGTATCAGATTGAAGCGATGCGCGGCCGCTTGGAGCAGCACAAACAGAGCGCCCCGTTTGCTCAGAAACAAGCAACGTCTCGGCTGGAATTGCAATTGCATGAGGCTACTGCGAAGTATCATTCTCTAGAGCAAACCATTACCAACAGGGAGATGGAGCTGAAAGAGCTGAGAGCCCAGCTTGAGCGGGCTACTCAGTTGCTGACGGAAAAGGAAACGGAAATGGAGAATCTCGTACAGTCCGAGAACGACACGCTGCAGAAGCTGAAAGATCAGCTGAAGCTCGTCCAAGATCAGCTGAAGCTCGTTCaggaggaaaagaaaacgCTACAAATAAAGCTGGGAACGCAGGAGCATACCCAGCAAGAGCTGCCACAACTGATCGATACTATATTGGCCGACAAGAATGAGGAAATCGATCATCTGAAGGAGCAACTAtccaaaaaagagaaacagctGAACGTCTATTCATCGCTCGCTTTGGACGACACGCAACTGAAGGAGCTGACGAGACAGGCGGAGGCCAAGAACAGCGCGCGTACCCTGAGCGACATTCTCTCCATTCATTCAGAATGCGAGGAACTGCCTGAAGCTATACGAGCGATCAACGTGACGCACGCGACGTCGCACATCTCCAGCTTCAAAATTCCTGCGTCAAGGAACACGTTAAA cacaaacagttttAATCCAATGGAAGCGTCTTTGCCCGATACCGAAAAGATGAGTACGCATGTGCCGCCGTTAGATCTGGATTCCCACACGCACAGTTTCAGTAATGATGTCCGCCATCCGGAGATAGAGCTGCAGAACACTGAAGGCGAATCCAAATTATCGTCGCCCAAGAACAACGATAGCGAAG aTTCTCAACAAGCCGAAGAATTACTCAATGAGAAACTGAAGGAGATTGAAAATCTGTCGAATCAACTACAAATTCTGCAACAAGAATTGGAGATAAAATCCGATCTTTTGAGCAAGTATGAGGTGGAGTTGGCCTCCTTACAGAAGCAGTATCAGAACTTGCAGGATGAATCCAAGGAAGCCATGGAGAACTTGGTGCGAGACAAGAATTTCTACAAGGGTCAGTACGAGCTGGCCCAGGCTTCGgaaagcaaaataaaaaaagatttagagGAAGTGGAGAATATTCTCAAACTGAAGGTAGACGAGCTTGAGGATCACAAAGGCAGAATGCAAGTGAACGAGAGGATCATCACCGAGTTAAACACGGAGAACACGAAGCTGAAAAAGGAGATGGAGAAGGATCGGACGAAGAGGAACAACTCCCTGCAGGAGAGGACGCAGGAGTTGGAGACGTTTAAGGAACTTATCCTGGAGAAGGACATCGCATTGGAGACCCTGAAGACACGCAACATCGAGATCGAGAATGAAAACAAGCAGTTGTACGACTTCAAGACAATAGTTCATGCACGCGAGCGTGAAATTGCCGAGCTGCAGGATAAGATTCTGCGGCTGACGGACGGTCTGAACAGTCGTGACCAGATAATCCGTAAGCTAGAGGAAATGGCAAAGCGGAGCGAGGCACAGTCGGACGTGTCGTCGCCGTCGAGCCACAGTAACAAGGACGAAGAGATCCAGCATCTGCAGGAATTCCTGAAGGAGAAGGACAAGGTTATCAGGCAGATGAGCGATGACAGCAAGAGCCTGCAACGTGCGCTGGAGACGATTCAAAACAAGATGAAAGAGTCGGGCAACATCGTGGAGCTGAGAAAAAAGTTAAAGGAGGAGCGCAGGTGGAACACGGAACTGAAGAATATGGTGCAGATACTGCAAAAGGAATTGGAACAGACGGAAACCTCCACGCAGCAAGACGACAGCGACATCGAGGATATGGTCCAGCGAGAACTCAATCTCTCCGCGCGATTAGATCAGCAAATTCTGGAGGTGATCAAAGATGATACCGAACAGGCCGTGGCGGGAGCGTCGGGAGACCATCAGCGTTCGTTGAACGACGTCCGTCGAGACAACGAGATGCTGAAGAGGCTGAAGGATAATCTGGAAATCGAGCAAGACATCATGAAACACCAGATCGCCGAGTACGAAGAACGTATTCTGCAACTGAAGGCTGATTTGACGGAGGAGACGAAAAAAGTAGTCAAACTTGACAAAGAACTTGTGTCTGAGAAGAATGTAACGAAATTCCTGAGACTGCAGATAGACGAGCATCGTCGGTCAACAGAAATGGGGCAAGTCCAGGACACTGAACTAATCGAATTCCTACAGACGAAACTGAAGACGACACTGGAGAACGAAGAAAAGCTTCGCAATGATCTATTCTTGATGGGACAACACCAGATCGTGTTAGAATCGCAGTTGACGtccatgaaaaaattaatagaagcCGAGAATGCAAGCAGAAACATGCAAATGTTTACGGCAACCGCGCGTGATGGACCGGATAGTACGATATCGGATGGTAAGACACGGAG GACGAGTGGAAATCTTGAGGAAAGTCGCGAGAATAATGCCGAACTGCGGGAGAACATAAGGCGATTGGAGGTTGAAATGAGCAAATACGAGAAGCGGCTGGAAATTGCGACGGAGGAACGAGAGAATTTGATCAAGAGTCTAGCGTTAGTCAACAGACAGAAGGATATCTCGGAGACGAATTTGCAAAGAACCATGGAGGAATTAAAGGCGCGAGAAGACAGATGCGACTATCTGCAGAAACAGCTGAGAATGTTGACCGAAATTGAGAGTAAAAAACAGGAGCAACGTGACGCTGAACTGCACGAGATGAAAGGATTACGCAAGGAGATCAACGTCGCCCGAGAAGCAAAGATAAATCTGGAGGCCGACATAAAGCCCACGAAAAAAGAACTGAAGGATTCGTTAGACCGAGAACTGAAACTCGCACAGACGGTGGAATCCCTGAAGGAGCGAGAGGCGGAACTCAATTCACGACTGGCGTactcgagagaaaaagagagaaaactgAAAGATTTAATTGAGGAACTGCAGCCGAATTCGAAGTCCTTCGCCATCGAAGTAGAGGAAGACGTGAGGAACAAACTGCCGAGTACCACGGATGTCCCGGCGAAAAATTTCGTGCGAAAAATCAAAGAGCTAAATGAAGTGATCGAGAAATATGCTGCTGATAAGAATAATCTCCAAGATAAGCTTTGCAAGATGAAGGTAGATCGGACATTGTTGACGCAACGTGTGAAATTGCTCGAAGGAGAGATGAAGAGATTGAAAGGCACGCAGGCCTCAAACCAGCAGACAGTTCCTGCCGAGAAG CTACAAACATTCTACGGCAAATATCTACGATCGGAGAGTAGACGGAAATCATTGGCGTACCAGAAGAAGTATTTACTGTGCATTGTCGGTAGTTACCAATATTGTGAGAACAACACGTTGTACATGCTTGCGCAATTGACTCAGAGTGAACGAACGCACACACGATTATCGCGCGACAAGAAGGTGCGCTTGCGAATCGTCACTTTGGTGATAATCAGTATTCACAGGATGAAGTGGTTGATTCGCCGTTGGCGAACAGGAAAACGCGTGGGCGCCAACGTTATCATGGGCGGTATCGATCAACTGTTCGAATTGTCGCCTATCAAAACGGCGGCATCGAATCATTCTCCACCTGTGAGAGACAGAGCAACGCA tgGAAGTAGTGGGCGAAGCGGTTTGATCGAACAGTATTATCAGCAAGTAAAACATTTTCAAGAGACAGTCGACTTAGCCATGTTGGAGTCCGGAACTAGTCATATTATCACAGAAtaa